One Nicotiana tomentosiformis chromosome 4, ASM39032v3, whole genome shotgun sequence genomic window carries:
- the LOC138910252 gene encoding uncharacterized protein translates to MTNDNGNQTVHMVTANASISRTTPALAPAEKPKKISGIDFRRWQQKMFFYLTTLSLQKFITEDVPVLPDETPENECFLVTESWKHSDFLCKNYILSGLEDNLYNVYSNMETSKQLWITLERKYKMEDVGLKKFVAAKFLDYKMVDSKIFAEGLVINEAFQVAAMIEKLPPLWKDFKNYLKHKRKEMYLEDLIVRLRIE, encoded by the exons ATGACGAACGACAACGGGAACCAGACTGTTCATATGgtaactgccaacgcatcgataAGCCGAACAACACCGGCACTAGCACCAgcagaaaaacccaaaaaaatttCCGGGATTGACTTCaggcgctggcagcagaagatgttcttctacttgacgaCTTTAAGTCTGCAGAAGTTCATTACGGAAGATGTCCCTGTTCTGCCCGACGAAACTCCAGAAAATGAATGCTTTCTCGTGACTGagtcgtggaagcattctgattttctatgcaagaattacattcttagTGGACTAGAGGACAATCTGTATAACGTCTATAGTAATATGGAGACGTCAAAACAACTGTGGATAACGCTTGAAAGGAAATACAAAATGGAAGATGTCGGGttaaagaaattcgttgccgctaaatttttggactataaaatggtagatagcaa AATTTTCGCTGAAGGTCTTGTTATCAATGAAGCGTTTCAAGTTGCAGCAATGATTGAAAAGTTGCCtcctttgtggaaggacttcaaaaactacttgaaacacaaacgaaaggagatgtaccttgaagatctcattgttcggttgagaatcgaatag
- the LOC138910253 gene encoding uncharacterized protein codes for MTGDLFTARFSDCHFDESVYTILGGENKQLRKEIGWNVLSISHLDPRTNQCEQEVQKIIHLQNIANQLPDAFTDLPRVTKSHIPAANAPIRVDIPVGQLIKENNFKPRLKRGRPISSKDKNSRKRKGANDQSDHNTEVVTQEEHKDITNDKTSREVQVPENDKNEEISISYVLTGKR; via the coding sequence atgactggagatttatttacagcaagattttctgattgtcattttgatgaatcagtatacACAATATTAGGAGGAGAAAATAAGCAGCTGAGAAAGGAGATAGGTTGGAATGTATTATCAAtatctcatttagatcctcgaacaaatcaatgtgaacaagaggttcaaaagataattcatttgcaaaatattgcaaatcaactgccagatgcattcactgacctaccaagggtgactaagtcacatattccagctgctaatgctccaattcGAGTGGATATCCCGGTAGGACaattaattaaagaaaataattttaaaccaCGCTTGAAACGTGGTAGACCTATCAGTTCTAAGGATAAAAATTCTCGAAAAAgaaaaggagcaaatgatcaaagtgATCATAATACGGAGGTAGTGACTCAAGAAGAGCACAAagacataacaaatgataaaacctcaagggaggttcaggtacctgaaaatgataagaatgaagagatctcaataagttatgtcttaacGGGAAAAAGATGA